One Myotis daubentonii chromosome 17, mMyoDau2.1, whole genome shotgun sequence genomic window, TCTCAACACTTgggcccagggctcagcacaGGGTGTGCAGATAGAAGATGAAGCTGGACCCCTTCCTCACATTATTGACAGGAGAAACTTCCAGACGATCTGAATATTGGAAATAAAACTCTAAGTGTACCACAAGGTAACCAGAACACTTAGAAGGGAAAGATAgacatatttgctgaataaaaaatggattgatgctcagccactgagccacgccagcctggccAACTCTTGTAATTTTAACtttgaaattatttcctttttttttttttttttaccttttcatttatCTTGGAAATATTTAAAGCTCCCTAGCTGGTGATTTCTGTAAACACTTGTGGACTACAAGTGGGCCCTGAAGGTGCACTTTTTTGTCTCAAAAGTGCCCACCAGAGGGCACCGTTTACCTGTGTTACCCATAACCTCCCATTCCACTCCCCAGAAATGTTCTGCTTTTAGGGGCGGGATCTGCATACGGGGAGCATGTAGTGTCCTTGGAAGGGTGGCACCTCCTCCGCTCCCACGGGACTCACACAGCTCAGGTCGGGCCTGCGGCTGCGGGGTGCGCTCCTCATGGGCCTGCGTCGGGGGCCAATCCCAGCTCTTGGACCTGTTACCTACAGGCTTCAGGGGTCACTGCTCCTAGGACTAGCATCCTAGTCCTCAGTGCAGATAAAAATAatacccatcttttttttttaagaaggcactgtgtctttttttaaaaaaattgatttcagagaggaaggagagcgagcaagagagaaacatcaatgatgagagagaatcattgatcagctgcctcctgcacgccccctactggggatcgagtctgtaacccaggcatgtgcccttgatcggaatcgaacctgggaccctatagtccacaggctgaagttctatccactgagccaaaccagctagggcaataccTATCTTTTAAGGGGCTTGTAACCCTGTGaaagtaaaatacataaataatccACGACAAAGGATAAATGGGGAAAACCTTGTAATAGGAAAGAAGAGCGGTCTCCCGGAACTGGTTGCGCAGTGGTTAGGGCTTAGGCCTGAGGAAGGAAGGGTTGCGGTTTGGTTCCAGGCGAGGACGCATGCGGCTCCACCCCAGGAGGGGGCGAGCAGGAGACAGCcaagccatgattctctctcctcattggtatttctctctctctctccctctcccttcctccctagaatctacaaaaaatatattttttaaaaataaaatttagcattttaactatttttttaatacatttttattgatttcagagaagaaaggagagggagagagcgatagaaacatcaatgatgagagagacccattgatcggctgcctcctgcacgccctccactggggatccagcccgcaaccccggcatgtgcccttgagcggaattgaacctgggaccctccagtccacagtccgacgctctatccactgagccaaaccagctagggctataaaaatattttttaaaaaataataaaattgaaaatatatgaacaaaacgGGGTTAGGCAGGAATGCGAGGCTGGTCTAACACTGCAAGTCAATGTCATTGACCGTGTCTCTCCCAGCGAAGGTgggcctctgcccagcccaggaTGGGGGGGGCACGTGATGGCAGCCAGCTGGGACGCGGGTCACCCCGGGGAAGGCGCCAGAGGGGCCCCAGGGCCCGTCCTCCCACCAGGTAGCCGCTTCCGGCAGGCACCCAGTCCCACAATGCTCCGCGCCTCGGCGAAGCCCCGCCCACgatctggccccgccccctcacaGAGTCCTCGGCCTCGGATTGGCCTCCATGGCTTCCGTGTTCCTGGTGGGCGGGGCCGTGGGCCCAGTGGCAGGGCGGGGCGCGGCGCGGCGCACCGACCCGGGCGGAGCTTCCCGGGCGATCGCGAGATGCGGGGAGGCTCGGGGGAGGCTGCGGCGGACGCGGGCGCGCCGGCCGGCGGCGTTGGGACCGAGGGGTCGCTGTCTccggaggcggcggcggaggcggccAAGCTCCTGCCCTTCCTGGCGCCCGGCGCGCGGGCGGACCTGCAGGAGGCGGCGGCAGGGCACGTGCTGGCGCTGACGGGCTCGGGGCCGGGCCGGACGCTGCTGGCTGGGCAGGCGGCGCTGCTGCGGGCGCTGGTGGAGTTGGCGGCGGCagccgccccggccccggccccggccccggcccgcgaCGCCGCCCGCGCCCTCGTCAACCTGGCCGCCGACCCCAGCCTGCACGAGTCGCTGCTGGCGGCTGCGCCGGGGCTGCCCGCCCGCTTGCTCGGCCGCGCGTTGGACCCACAGTGGCCCTGGGCGGAGGAGGCGGCCGCCGTGCTGGCCAACCTCAGCCGCGAGCCGGCGCCGTGTGCTTCGCTGATGGAGGCGCTGACGGCCGCGGAGCCCGGGGAGGCCGGCCTGGAGCGGCTGGTGCGCGCGCTGTGCACGCCCGGCTACAACGCCCGCGCGCCCCTGCATTACCTGGGTCCAGTGCTCTCCAACCTCAGCCAGCGACCCGCAGCGAGGGCCTTCCTGCTGGACCGGGACAGGTGCGCCCCAGGCGGCCCGCGGGGAGGGGAGTGAGCAGGGACAGCACTGATTGGCCCCTCCCTTCAGGTGCGTGGTCCAGCGGCTGCTGCCCCTCACCCAGTACCCGGACTCCACAGTGCGCAGGGGCGGGGTCGTGGGGACGCTGCGAAACTGCTGCTTCGAACACCGTGAGTGGTTGGGGGATCGGAGGCCGTTGCGATGGGGGGCAATGGAGGGGGAGACTGAATTCTAGGGCCCCTCTAGACTGGAGTGGCCCCCATCCCCGTCTCTTACCCCCTCCAGGACACCACGAATGGTTGCTGGGGCCCGAGGTGGACATTCTCCCCTTCTTGCTACTGCCCCTGGCTGGGCCTGAGGACTTCTCTGAGGAGGAGATGGAGCGTGAGTGGCTTAGGTGGAGCCTCAGGCTTGGCTTagcaggaggggaggacaggagtgggagggggaggagttgTCCCCATCAGGGCCCCTCCTGAAACCACCTAGCGCGAGTGGCTGAGCACAGATGGGGCTGACAAAGGTGGGGTCTGGCCCGGTGACCCAGCACAGGGACCCAAGGACTCCCACATCCACCCCTAGGCCTGCCCGTGGACCTGCAGTACCTGCCACCAGACAAGCAGCGGGAGTCTGATGCTGACATCCGGAAGATGCTCATTGAGGCCATCATGTTGGTGAGCAGGGGTCCCGCTgcaggaaccccaccccccaacataTACGCTGACATCTGCCTAACGTCTGCTCTCGCTCAGCTGACGGCCACAGCACCTGGTCGGCAGCAGGTGAGGGACCAGGGAGCCTACCTGATTCTCCGAGA contains:
- the HGH1 gene encoding protein HGH1 homolog; this encodes MRGGSGEAAADAGAPAGGVGTEGSLSPEAAAEAAKLLPFLAPGARADLQEAAAGHVLALTGSGPGRTLLAGQAALLRALVELAAAAAPAPAPAPARDAARALVNLAADPSLHESLLAAAPGLPARLLGRALDPQWPWAEEAAAVLANLSREPAPCASLMEALTAAEPGEAGLERLVRALCTPGYNARAPLHYLGPVLSNLSQRPAARAFLLDRDRCVVQRLLPLTQYPDSTVRRGGVVGTLRNCCFEHRHHEWLLGPEVDILPFLLLPLAGPEDFSEEEMERLPVDLQYLPPDKQRESDADIRKMLIEAIMLLTATAPGRQQVRDQGAYLILRELHSWEPESDVRGTCEKLIQVLIGDEPERGMENLLEVQVPEAVERQLQELDRQEQEQCLREQQERELSPEPQAEGAAPT